The Urbifossiella limnaea genome has a window encoding:
- a CDS encoding 2-isopropylmalate synthase, with the protein MPPTDPNRVVIFDTTLRDGEQSPGCSMNPGEKMELALALADLGVDVIEAGFPIASPGDFESVRAIAQKVQGPVICGLARCNPADIDRAGEAVKDAARGRIHVFLATSAIHREFKLKMTREQIVARAVDGVKRARDLCADIEFSPEDAARTELDFLTEVVEKAIEAGATTLNIPDTVGYATPQHYASVIRHLKQTVRGVDNVVLSVHCHDDLGLAVANSLSALMEGARQVECTINGIGERAGNTALEEVVMALKTRQDFYGLTTGVNTRLLYPLSRKLSHVTGMAVQRNKAIVGQNAFAHEAGIHQDGMLKERSTYEIMRPEDVGIARTELVLGKHSGRHALKQRVTDLGYHLTDEQLNRLFDEFKKLADKKKEVYDADIEALAENQLQFDAGNTWTLIGFTSTAGTGSQTSAAVSLRHADGTVHRDASVGNGPIDALFKAIDRVTGLPVKVVDYRVRSVTQDMDALGEAQVEIEHRGRRSKARAVSVDVVEASALAYLEVINRVASRQVRDRLKPTDAVPPEVVPAAT; encoded by the coding sequence ATGCCGCCGACCGACCCCAACCGCGTCGTCATCTTCGACACCACGCTGCGCGACGGCGAGCAGAGCCCGGGCTGCAGCATGAACCCCGGCGAGAAGATGGAACTGGCCCTCGCCCTCGCGGACTTGGGCGTGGACGTGATCGAGGCCGGCTTCCCCATCGCCTCGCCCGGCGACTTCGAGAGCGTCCGCGCCATCGCCCAGAAGGTGCAGGGGCCGGTCATCTGCGGCCTGGCCCGGTGTAACCCGGCCGACATCGACCGCGCCGGCGAGGCCGTCAAGGACGCCGCCCGCGGCCGCATCCACGTCTTCCTCGCCACCAGCGCCATCCACCGCGAGTTCAAGCTGAAGATGACGCGCGAGCAGATCGTCGCCCGCGCCGTCGATGGCGTGAAGCGCGCCCGCGACCTGTGCGCCGACATCGAGTTCTCGCCCGAGGACGCCGCCCGCACCGAGCTCGACTTCCTCACCGAGGTCGTGGAGAAGGCCATCGAGGCCGGCGCCACCACGCTCAACATCCCGGACACCGTCGGCTACGCCACCCCGCAGCACTACGCCTCCGTCATCCGCCATCTCAAGCAGACCGTCCGCGGCGTGGACAACGTCGTGCTAAGCGTCCACTGCCACGACGACCTGGGGCTGGCCGTGGCCAACAGCCTGTCCGCGCTGATGGAGGGCGCCCGGCAGGTGGAGTGCACCATCAACGGCATCGGCGAGCGGGCCGGGAACACGGCGCTCGAGGAGGTGGTGATGGCGCTGAAGACGCGGCAGGACTTCTACGGCCTGACGACGGGCGTGAACACGCGGCTCCTGTACCCGCTGAGCCGCAAGCTGAGCCACGTCACCGGCATGGCGGTGCAGCGGAACAAGGCCATCGTGGGGCAGAACGCCTTCGCCCACGAGGCCGGCATCCACCAGGACGGGATGCTGAAGGAGCGGAGCACCTACGAGATCATGCGGCCCGAGGACGTGGGCATCGCCCGCACCGAACTGGTACTCGGCAAGCACAGCGGCCGCCACGCCCTGAAGCAGCGCGTCACCGACCTCGGCTACCACCTGACCGACGAGCAGCTGAACCGGCTGTTCGACGAGTTCAAGAAGCTGGCCGACAAGAAGAAGGAGGTGTACGACGCCGACATCGAGGCGCTGGCGGAGAACCAGCTCCAGTTCGACGCCGGCAACACGTGGACGCTGATCGGCTTCACCAGCACCGCCGGCACCGGCTCGCAGACGTCGGCGGCGGTGTCGCTCCGCCACGCCGACGGCACCGTCCACCGCGACGCCTCCGTCGGCAACGGCCCGATCGACGCGCTGTTCAAGGCGATCGACCGGGTGACGGGCCTGCCGGTGAAGGTGGTGGACTACCGCGTTCGATCGGTGACGCAGGACATGGACGCGCTCGGCGAGGCGCAGGTGGAGATCGAGCACCGCGGCCGGCGGTCGAAGGCCCGGGCGGTGAGCGTGGACGT
- a CDS encoding outer membrane protein assembly factor BamB family protein, with translation MPRAVAFAVLVALAALPAAGQPPPAAVPNPPRLLTPGDDARHPRAARSAAPTPAGPQRFDRNGDPLPAGALVRFGSVRLRHGSALTGLGFFPDAKHLLSTSATEDGFRVWDAATGKEVARLAAPFAAAAVAPDRSVLFTFDGRVRVWEPFAGGRVRDLAPGTLPGEGASAIAVHPEGKLFAAAVPNGIVLIDLASGDRAGELRVPGDQPPLRVGFSPDGRWLAAAGPRTGVWLWNLATRRRVRTYPASQNDVVDFAFSPDGTRLAIAGTPPVLYPTDSEEPVEGFHAPEVAAQVVRFAADGKSILTVQEDGSLSRLDAATGQEKDAWAAPAGVTAQAPLTVAPGGVWVAAMDDTGGIRVWNPRDGSGPGVERLPPMSDPGFSADGKLASALAADGRVMTFDPATGKAGESFATEFVDEGGVFWDARSGLAAGLGKVGDVTELHVRDVMKRKLVATVPLPAGESPFVAFPPTDATRFGVFGGTVTGVYSTQTGAQLRSLAVGPAEGRSVGAVSADGRLVAVSANPVAVYEVATGRKRFEIPGPADPQELTFSPDGRWLAVVDAVEVTLFDLRTGTPGRRLSLGVGEATFGCAAFTPDGARVATGSSGGVITLWDVTTGDALVSFDRHEGMVTGLRFSADGTRLLSSSVDGTALVWDATARPAPAAAVAGAVEAYELLATPDAAAAHRGIAYLLRTPDAAVKLLGERIPVPTAVPAERVARLVADLGHAEFPTRQAAARELGEIGAEAGPALRAVAAAPPSAEVRRLAGDLLTRLAAPPTRPDDLRAIRAAEVLETIGTPAARAVLTRWAAGPAHHRLTTEAAAALARLSPRR, from the coding sequence ATGCCGCGCGCCGTAGCGTTCGCCGTGCTGGTCGCCCTCGCCGCGCTGCCGGCGGCGGGGCAGCCGCCGCCCGCAGCCGTGCCGAACCCACCCCGCTTGCTGACGCCCGGCGACGACGCTCGACATCCCCGGGCGGCGCGCTCCGCGGCGCCCACCCCGGCCGGGCCGCAGAGGTTTGACCGCAACGGCGACCCGCTCCCGGCGGGGGCGCTGGTGAGGTTCGGCTCCGTCCGGCTGCGGCACGGTAGCGCCCTCACCGGCCTCGGCTTCTTCCCGGACGCCAAACACCTGTTGAGCACGTCGGCCACCGAGGACGGTTTCCGCGTGTGGGATGCGGCCACGGGTAAGGAAGTTGCCCGGCTTGCTGCCCCCTTCGCCGCCGCGGCCGTGGCTCCGGACCGGTCGGTGCTATTTACCTTCGACGGGCGCGTTCGCGTGTGGGAACCGTTCGCCGGCGGCCGCGTCCGCGACCTGGCGCCAGGTACGCTGCCGGGCGAAGGGGCGTCGGCCATCGCCGTGCACCCAGAAGGTAAGCTCTTTGCCGCGGCCGTGCCGAACGGGATCGTCCTGATCGACCTCGCCAGCGGCGACCGGGCTGGCGAACTGCGGGTCCCGGGCGACCAGCCGCCGCTGCGGGTCGGCTTCTCGCCGGACGGTCGGTGGCTGGCGGCGGCCGGGCCGCGCACCGGCGTGTGGCTGTGGAACCTCGCCACCCGCCGCCGGGTGCGGACGTACCCCGCGTCGCAGAACGATGTCGTGGACTTCGCCTTCTCCCCGGACGGCACCCGCCTCGCCATCGCCGGCACGCCGCCGGTGCTGTACCCCACCGACTCCGAGGAGCCCGTCGAGGGTTTCCACGCGCCCGAGGTGGCCGCCCAGGTCGTCCGATTCGCCGCCGACGGCAAGTCGATCCTGACGGTGCAGGAGGACGGCAGCCTGTCGCGGCTCGACGCCGCGACCGGGCAAGAGAAGGACGCGTGGGCCGCGCCGGCCGGCGTGACCGCGCAGGCTCCGCTGACCGTCGCCCCGGGCGGGGTGTGGGTGGCGGCGATGGACGACACCGGCGGCATTCGCGTGTGGAACCCGAGGGACGGCAGCGGCCCCGGCGTCGAGCGGCTGCCGCCGATGAGCGACCCGGGCTTCTCGGCCGACGGCAAGCTGGCGTCCGCGCTCGCCGCCGACGGCAGGGTGATGACGTTCGACCCGGCTACGGGGAAGGCGGGCGAGTCGTTCGCAACCGAGTTCGTGGACGAAGGCGGCGTGTTCTGGGACGCCCGCTCCGGCCTCGCCGCGGGCCTCGGCAAGGTGGGCGACGTGACCGAGTTGCACGTCCGCGACGTGATGAAACGGAAACTGGTCGCCACGGTGCCGTTGCCGGCGGGCGAGTCGCCGTTCGTGGCCTTCCCGCCGACCGACGCGACGCGGTTCGGCGTGTTCGGCGGCACCGTCACCGGGGTGTACAGCACCCAGACGGGGGCGCAGTTGCGGAGCCTGGCCGTAGGACCGGCGGAGGGGCGCTCGGTCGGGGCGGTTTCGGCCGACGGCCGGCTCGTGGCGGTGAGCGCGAACCCGGTCGCGGTGTACGAGGTGGCGACGGGCCGGAAGCGGTTCGAGATCCCCGGCCCGGCCGACCCGCAGGAACTGACGTTCTCACCCGACGGCCGCTGGCTCGCCGTCGTGGACGCAGTCGAGGTGACGCTGTTCGACCTGCGGACCGGCACCCCGGGCCGCCGGCTCTCCCTGGGCGTTGGCGAGGCGACGTTCGGCTGTGCCGCGTTCACGCCCGACGGCGCGCGGGTGGCCACCGGCAGCTCCGGCGGCGTCATAACCCTTTGGGACGTGACGACGGGGGACGCCCTGGTGTCGTTCGACCGGCACGAGGGGATGGTGACCGGCCTCCGCTTCTCGGCCGACGGCACCCGGCTGCTGTCGTCGTCGGTGGACGGCACGGCGCTGGTGTGGGACGCGACCGCCCGGCCGGCGCCGGCGGCGGCGGTCGCCGGCGCGGTGGAGGCGTACGAGCTGCTCGCGACGCCCGACGCGGCCGCGGCCCACCGCGGCATCGCGTACCTGCTCCGGACGCCCGACGCGGCGGTGAAGCTGCTCGGCGAACGTATTCCCGTGCCGACCGCGGTGCCGGCCGAGCGCGTGGCCCGGCTCGTGGCCGACCTGGGACACGCCGAGTTCCCGACGCGCCAGGCCGCGGCCCGCGAGCTGGGCGAGATCGGCGCCGAAGCCGGGCCGGCGCTGCGGGCCGTCGCCGCGGCGCCCCCCTCCGCCGAGGTGCGGCGGCTGGCCGGCGACCTGCTGACGCGCCTCGCCGCGCCCCCGACGCGGCCCGACGACCTGCGCGCGATCCGCGCCGCCGAGGTGCTGGAGACGATCGGCACGCCGGCCGCGCGCGCCGTACTGACGCGCTGGGCCGCCGGCCCGGCGCACCACCGGCTGACGACCGAAGCCGCGGCCGCGCTGGCCCGGCTGTCGCCCCGACGCTGA
- a CDS encoding PVC-type heme-binding CxxCH protein: protein MFRRYLLLTVLAIVLPTASHADGPSPADAAKRMKLPDGFSVTCVASEPMIRQPVSISFDDRGRMWVLQYLQYPNYAGLKPVRQDQYLRTIWDRVPEPPPHGPKGADCITILSDPDETGVYRKSKDFVTGLNIASGFCLGHGGVYVAQTPYLLYYPDRNADDVPDGNPEVLLTGFGMDDTHSLANSLQWGPDGWLYGAAGSTSTCRVKNPAHPAEPVVEFQQGLWRYHPLTKRFELFSEGGGNTYGLDFDRHGQAIAGTNWGGFACLHQFPLAYYIKGFSKHGPLHNPHTYGYFDHVPYTGFRGGHVTCGGVVYQADRYPERYRNQYVAANLLSNAVYWHKLDPVGASFRASHGGELIETDDNHFRPVDCLQGPDGCVYVVDFTDKRAAHLDPVDSWDRTNGRIYRLDYGGTPKPVTKNLRTLPTADLIAELGNPNKWWRNEARLVLAERRDPMSYRPLRDRVFGHPDVVALEHLWAVFGAGGFNGPLGQSLLRHQDEHVRAWAVRLLGETPGGTDFAADELKSLAATDPSPVVVAQLACTARTLKAVPAALLVGDLRANPLVARDASLQMLLWWAVESNISQHPSVGGHAGLPADNGTAGPVYQQLAEKTARRLMAADHKDSLKVLGALFAGWEKHGPDPLLKGMATALQGRTLPAVPAELRADLTDLREKRPADDTLLEVLARMNDPAARRAVLARVTDESLPEAARLKAVALAGQVKPDGALAAFRDQLGKVKSDALRVGFLGGLETFDDAALAPVVLDAYAGWSPKVKQRGVQLLLSRPTWGKELFRRVEAGTFPKADLTVEHAKAAVGLNDAALTALVEKQFGKLQAATAGEKQARISWLNVAVGREKGADAGRGKALYTKHCAACHTLHGEGGKVGPDLTTADRKNRGYLLAQIVDPSGYIRPEFVVQTVGTLDGRRLSGIVEPSAGDSVTLVNVVNDQPVRTVLNKADVDTLTPSAVSLMPEKLLDTLTDAQVADLLAYVAADAPKKADPPAPAARGKLRVVLVSGSFEYKSDESLAAFRKQLESANPVECVTVAAKAEKDANLPGLEALEKADVAVFFTRRLQIKGDDLERVKKYVASGKPVVGVRTASHGFQNWLPMDAEVFGGDYKGHFGAGVVADVTPEKAARNHPVLKGVAAFKSNGSLYKNPAVASDVTVLLRGAIPKQDEPVAWLRERGNQRVFYTSLGHPDDFRDANFLRLLVNAIAWTSRTELSPGK from the coding sequence ATGTTCCGTCGGTACCTTCTCCTGACCGTCCTGGCGATTGTCCTCCCCACGGCCTCACACGCCGACGGCCCGAGCCCTGCCGACGCCGCGAAGCGGATGAAGCTCCCCGACGGCTTCTCGGTCACCTGCGTTGCGTCCGAGCCGATGATCCGTCAGCCGGTCAGCATCAGCTTCGACGACCGCGGCCGGATGTGGGTGCTGCAATACCTCCAGTACCCGAACTACGCCGGACTCAAGCCCGTCCGCCAGGACCAGTACCTTCGTACGATCTGGGACCGCGTCCCGGAGCCGCCGCCGCACGGGCCGAAGGGCGCCGACTGTATCACCATCCTCAGCGACCCCGACGAGACTGGCGTCTACCGCAAGTCGAAGGACTTCGTCACCGGGCTCAACATCGCCAGCGGCTTCTGCCTGGGGCACGGCGGCGTCTACGTCGCACAGACGCCGTACCTCCTCTACTACCCCGACCGCAACGCCGACGACGTGCCCGACGGCAACCCCGAAGTGCTGCTCACCGGCTTCGGCATGGACGACACGCACTCGCTGGCGAACTCGCTCCAGTGGGGGCCGGACGGCTGGCTCTACGGCGCCGCCGGAAGCACCAGCACCTGCCGCGTCAAGAACCCCGCCCACCCTGCGGAACCGGTCGTCGAGTTTCAGCAGGGGTTGTGGCGCTACCACCCGCTCACCAAGCGGTTTGAGCTGTTCAGCGAAGGCGGCGGCAACACTTATGGCCTCGATTTCGACCGCCACGGCCAGGCCATCGCTGGCACCAACTGGGGCGGGTTCGCGTGCCTCCACCAGTTCCCGCTGGCGTACTACATCAAGGGCTTCTCGAAGCACGGCCCGCTGCACAACCCGCACACCTACGGCTACTTCGACCACGTGCCGTACACGGGCTTCCGCGGCGGCCACGTCACGTGCGGCGGCGTCGTCTACCAGGCTGACCGATACCCCGAACGCTACCGCAACCAGTACGTCGCCGCAAACCTGCTGTCGAACGCCGTCTACTGGCACAAACTCGACCCGGTCGGGGCGTCGTTCAGGGCGAGCCACGGCGGCGAGCTGATCGAGACGGACGACAACCACTTCCGCCCCGTGGACTGCCTCCAGGGGCCGGACGGCTGCGTCTACGTCGTGGACTTCACCGACAAGCGGGCGGCGCACCTCGACCCGGTGGACAGCTGGGACCGCACGAACGGCCGCATCTACCGGCTCGACTACGGCGGCACCCCGAAGCCGGTGACGAAGAACCTCCGCACGCTCCCGACGGCCGATCTGATCGCCGAACTCGGCAACCCGAACAAGTGGTGGCGGAACGAGGCCCGGCTGGTCCTGGCCGAGCGCCGCGACCCGATGTCGTACCGACCGCTCCGTGACCGGGTGTTTGGCCACCCGGATGTCGTCGCGCTCGAGCACCTGTGGGCGGTGTTCGGGGCAGGCGGGTTCAACGGCCCGCTCGGCCAATCGCTGCTCCGCCACCAGGACGAACACGTCCGGGCGTGGGCGGTGCGCCTGCTCGGCGAGACACCCGGCGGCACCGACTTCGCCGCCGACGAGTTGAAGTCGCTCGCGGCGACCGACCCCAGCCCGGTGGTCGTCGCCCAGCTCGCCTGCACCGCCCGAACGTTGAAGGCGGTCCCGGCGGCGCTTCTCGTCGGCGATTTGAGGGCGAACCCGCTCGTCGCCCGCGACGCCTCGCTTCAGATGCTCCTCTGGTGGGCCGTCGAGTCGAACATCAGCCAGCACCCGAGCGTGGGCGGGCACGCCGGGCTCCCCGCCGACAACGGCACGGCCGGCCCGGTGTACCAACAGCTCGCCGAGAAGACCGCCCGCCGGCTTATGGCCGCCGACCACAAGGACAGTCTCAAGGTGCTCGGTGCCCTGTTCGCCGGCTGGGAGAAGCACGGCCCTGACCCGCTGCTGAAGGGTATGGCCACCGCCCTTCAGGGGCGGACGCTCCCGGCCGTGCCGGCCGAGTTGCGTGCCGACCTGACCGACCTCCGTGAGAAACGGCCGGCCGACGACACGCTGCTCGAAGTGCTGGCCCGCATGAACGACCCGGCTGCCCGGCGGGCCGTTCTGGCGCGGGTGACGGACGAGTCACTCCCGGAAGCGGCACGGCTGAAGGCCGTGGCCCTCGCCGGGCAAGTGAAGCCCGACGGCGCCCTCGCCGCGTTCCGCGACCAGCTCGGCAAGGTGAAGTCGGACGCTCTCCGCGTCGGCTTCCTCGGCGGGCTCGAAACGTTCGACGACGCCGCGCTCGCGCCGGTCGTGCTCGACGCCTACGCCGGCTGGTCACCGAAGGTGAAGCAGCGCGGCGTGCAGCTGCTCCTGAGCCGCCCGACCTGGGGCAAGGAACTGTTCCGCCGCGTCGAGGCGGGCACGTTCCCGAAGGCCGACCTGACCGTCGAGCACGCCAAGGCCGCGGTCGGCCTGAACGACGCCGCACTCACCGCGCTGGTCGAGAAGCAGTTTGGCAAGCTCCAGGCCGCGACCGCCGGCGAGAAACAGGCCCGCATTTCGTGGCTCAACGTCGCCGTCGGCCGCGAGAAGGGGGCCGACGCCGGCCGCGGTAAGGCGCTGTACACGAAGCACTGCGCGGCCTGCCACACGCTCCACGGCGAGGGCGGCAAGGTGGGGCCGGACCTCACGACCGCCGACCGCAAGAACCGCGGCTACCTTCTGGCCCAGATCGTGGACCCGTCCGGCTACATCCGGCCCGAGTTCGTCGTGCAAACCGTCGGCACCCTCGACGGCCGGCGGCTAAGCGGCATCGTCGAGCCGTCGGCCGGTGACTCGGTCACGCTGGTGAACGTCGTCAACGACCAACCGGTGCGGACCGTTCTGAACAAGGCGGACGTCGACACGCTGACGCCGTCGGCGGTGTCGCTGATGCCCGAGAAGCTGCTCGACACGCTGACCGACGCCCAGGTCGCCGACCTGCTCGCGTACGTGGCGGCGGACGCGCCGAAAAAGGCCGACCCGCCCGCGCCGGCGGCGAGAGGAAAGTTGCGGGTTGTGCTCGTGTCCGGGTCGTTCGAGTACAAGTCGGACGAGTCGCTGGCCGCGTTCCGGAAGCAGCTCGAATCGGCGAACCCGGTCGAGTGCGTCACCGTGGCCGCGAAGGCCGAGAAGGACGCCAATTTGCCGGGGCTGGAGGCGCTGGAGAAGGCCGACGTGGCGGTGTTCTTCACCCGCCGGCTCCAGATCAAGGGCGACGACCTGGAGCGGGTCAAGAAGTACGTGGCGTCGGGGAAGCCGGTCGTCGGCGTGCGGACGGCGAGCCACGGGTTCCAGAACTGGCTGCCGATGGACGCCGAGGTGTTCGGCGGCGACTACAAGGGGCACTTCGGCGCGGGCGTCGTCGCCGACGTTACGCCCGAGAAGGCGGCGCGAAACCACCCGGTCCTGAAGGGCGTGGCGGCGTTCAAGTCGAACGGCAGCCTGTACAAGAACCCGGCGGTGGCGTCGGACGTGACGGTGCTACTCCGCGGGGCCATCCCGAAGCAGGACGAGCCGGTGGCGTGGCTGCGCGAGCGCGGGAACCAGCGCGTGTTCTACACGTCGCTGGGCCACCCCGACGACTTCCGCGACGCGAACTTCCTCCGCCTGCTCGTCAACGCCATCGCCTGGACGAGCCGCACGGAACTGAGCCCGGGGAAGTGA
- a CDS encoding transporter family protein yields the protein MRLGETIRASLTGDDNPWRPLSLDTFFTEGWREPWAGGPAGQSGLTPRHGWLGAFEGVFYRLWLVNGSYMNGVPSTNGGDGSGYSGGIAAFLPLSRRLELYINAPLASPNGSLGATSERRTEFGDVQVAASFLLSETEATTQLFTLGVTLPTGQAETGGGLTTIFPRYSFWTNPGGAWVVRGGTGVNIPVNESAASSTFNGDIAVGRYFRPHDVLFGDLVFYANCNIITPIDNSGGPTYVGAGPGMRFQITGDWYFLNYWEAQVSGEKPFNYQTQIAIVKAW from the coding sequence ATGCGTCTCGGCGAGACGATCCGTGCGTCGCTCACCGGCGACGATAATCCGTGGCGGCCGCTGTCGCTCGACACCTTCTTCACCGAGGGGTGGCGCGAGCCTTGGGCCGGTGGGCCCGCCGGGCAGTCCGGATTGACGCCGCGCCACGGGTGGCTGGGGGCGTTCGAAGGGGTGTTCTACCGGCTCTGGCTGGTGAACGGGAGCTACATGAACGGCGTCCCCAGCACGAACGGGGGGGACGGGAGCGGGTACTCGGGCGGCATCGCCGCCTTCCTCCCGCTCAGCCGCCGATTGGAGCTGTACATCAACGCACCGCTCGCCAGCCCCAACGGGTCCCTGGGTGCGACGAGCGAACGCCGGACGGAATTCGGCGACGTGCAGGTCGCCGCGTCGTTCCTGCTCTCGGAAACGGAAGCGACCACCCAGTTGTTCACCCTCGGTGTCACTCTGCCGACCGGGCAAGCCGAGACGGGCGGCGGCCTCACGACGATCTTCCCCCGGTACTCGTTCTGGACCAACCCGGGCGGTGCGTGGGTGGTCCGCGGCGGAACGGGCGTCAACATCCCGGTGAACGAGTCGGCCGCCAGTTCGACGTTTAACGGCGACATCGCGGTCGGCCGCTACTTCCGACCGCACGACGTGCTGTTCGGCGACCTCGTGTTTTACGCCAACTGCAACATCATTACCCCCATCGACAACAGTGGTGGGCCGACGTACGTCGGGGCCGGCCCCGGCATGCGCTTCCAAATCACCGGCGACTGGTACTTCCTGAATTACTGGGAGGCGCAGGTGTCCGGTGAAAAGCCGTTCAACTACCAGACGCAGATCGCGATCGTGAAGGCGTGGTGA
- a CDS encoding Gfo/Idh/MocA family protein produces the protein MTASRRHFLAAGAAVSASALHAAGDDTLRVGLIGCGDRGTGAATQALLADRNVKLVAMGDAFDDRLRSSLTLLRNRKDLAGKVDVAADACFVGFDAYREVIRRSDVVLLCTPPHFRPIHFRAAVEAGKHVFAEKPVAVDAPGVRHVLQTVEMAKQKNLSVVSGLCLRYDFGFRETVKRIHGGAIGDITTMFANDYRGGRWRKPRTEGQTDMQYHMRNWYNFTWLSGDFNVEQHVHFLDVCAWLMKDEYPVRAIGMGGRAVLNSPDYGNIYDHFAVTYEYRGGARLVSNCRQNPGCKNDLSAHAVGSRGRAVLSERTNGLSLHPAGGKDWFYDGPANQMYQTEHDELFASIRAGRPINNGDYMTKSTLLAIMGRMAAYTGQQITWEQALASREDLSPPRYTWDQAVADPPVAVPGLTRFV, from the coding sequence ATGACCGCCTCCCGTCGTCACTTCCTCGCCGCCGGCGCGGCCGTTTCCGCGTCCGCCCTCCACGCCGCCGGCGACGACACGCTCCGCGTCGGCCTGATCGGCTGCGGCGACCGCGGCACCGGCGCGGCCACGCAGGCGCTGCTCGCCGACCGCAACGTGAAGCTGGTGGCGATGGGCGACGCCTTCGACGACCGCCTCCGCTCCAGCCTGACGCTCCTCCGCAACCGCAAGGATTTAGCCGGCAAGGTGGACGTGGCCGCGGACGCCTGTTTCGTCGGCTTCGACGCCTACCGCGAGGTGATCCGCCGCTCCGACGTGGTGCTGCTGTGCACGCCCCCGCACTTCCGGCCGATACACTTCCGCGCCGCGGTCGAGGCGGGGAAGCACGTTTTCGCCGAGAAGCCGGTGGCGGTGGACGCCCCCGGCGTGCGGCACGTGCTCCAGACGGTGGAGATGGCGAAGCAAAAGAACCTGTCCGTGGTGTCGGGCCTGTGCCTCCGCTACGACTTCGGCTTCCGCGAGACGGTGAAGCGCATCCACGGCGGCGCGATCGGCGACATCACCACGATGTTCGCCAACGACTACCGCGGCGGTCGCTGGCGAAAGCCGCGCACGGAAGGCCAGACGGACATGCAGTACCACATGCGCAACTGGTACAACTTCACCTGGCTCAGCGGCGACTTCAACGTCGAGCAGCACGTCCACTTCCTCGACGTGTGCGCCTGGCTGATGAAGGACGAGTACCCGGTCCGGGCGATCGGCATGGGCGGCCGCGCCGTGCTGAACAGCCCCGACTACGGCAACATCTACGACCACTTCGCCGTGACGTACGAGTACCGCGGCGGCGCCCGGCTCGTGAGCAACTGCCGGCAGAACCCCGGTTGCAAGAACGACCTGAGCGCTCACGCCGTCGGCAGCCGCGGCCGCGCCGTGCTGTCGGAGCGGACGAACGGCCTGTCGCTCCACCCGGCCGGCGGGAAGGACTGGTTCTACGACGGCCCGGCCAACCAGATGTACCAGACGGAGCACGACGAACTGTTCGCCAGCATCCGCGCCGGCCGGCCGATCAACAACGGCGACTACATGACGAAGAGCACGCTGCTGGCGATCATGGGCCGGATGGCGGCGTACACCGGCCAGCAGATCACCTGGGAGCAGGCACTGGCGTCGCGCGAGGACCTGAGCCCGCCCCGCTACACCTGGGATCAGGCAGTGGCCGACCCGCCGGTCGCGGTGCCGGGGCTGACGCGATTCGTGTAA
- a CDS encoding 3-keto-disaccharide hydrolase, protein MARVVLVALVALAGVAGAQPHAPTARMVAFNGKDLSGFTTWLKDTKAADPRRVFRVTDGLLHVTGDGFGYLATDKPVRDYRVRLDYKWGTRTDGGKYVRNSGLLLHATGPDGGAGGTWMASVEVQLAQGCAGDLIPIRTKDVPVAFASDVKLGPDKRPRWSPGGTKTVFTGRQLWWNDHDPDFKELLDTRGRRDRESPRDGWTTVECVCDRDTITVSINGTVVNRAYDVTPAGGKILLQCEGFELFVRNFELLPLVKSPSTPASPP, encoded by the coding sequence ATGGCCCGGGTCGTCCTCGTCGCACTCGTCGCGCTCGCCGGTGTCGCCGGGGCTCAGCCCCACGCGCCGACGGCCCGCATGGTGGCGTTCAACGGCAAAGACCTGTCCGGCTTCACCACCTGGCTGAAGGACACGAAAGCCGCCGACCCGCGCCGCGTGTTCCGCGTCACCGACGGCCTGCTCCACGTCACCGGCGACGGCTTCGGCTACCTCGCCACCGACAAGCCGGTCCGCGACTACCGCGTCCGGCTCGATTACAAGTGGGGCACGCGCACCGACGGCGGTAAGTACGTCCGCAACTCCGGGCTGCTCCTCCACGCCACCGGACCGGACGGCGGCGCCGGCGGAACGTGGATGGCGAGCGTCGAGGTACAGCTGGCCCAGGGCTGTGCTGGCGACCTGATCCCGATCCGCACCAAGGACGTGCCCGTCGCCTTCGCCAGCGACGTGAAGCTCGGCCCCGACAAGCGGCCGCGCTGGTCGCCCGGCGGCACGAAGACCGTATTCACCGGCCGGCAGCTGTGGTGGAACGACCACGACCCGGACTTCAAGGAACTGCTCGACACCCGCGGCCGCAGGGACCGCGAGAGCCCGCGCGACGGGTGGACGACCGTGGAGTGCGTCTGCGACCGCGACACCATCACGGTGTCGATCAACGGCACCGTCGTGAACCGCGCCTACGACGTGACGCCGGCCGGCGGGAAGATACTCCTCCAGTGCGAGGGCTTCGAACTGTTCGTGCGCAACTTCGAGCTGCTGCCCCTGGTCAAATCTCCCTCCACCCCCGCGAGCCCGCCATGA